In one Cellulomonas sp. JZ18 genomic region, the following are encoded:
- a CDS encoding DUF3073 domain-containing protein: MGRGRQKAKQTKVARELKYFSPDTNYRALEQELTSRSRNDVVTDSRRSAVDTDDDPSIWDRWSTGDDER; encoded by the coding sequence ATGGGGCGCGGCCGTCAGAAGGCAAAGCAGACGAAGGTGGCCCGGGAGCTGAAGTACTTCAGCCCGGACACCAACTACCGGGCTCTCGAGCAGGAGCTCACGTCGCGCAGCCGCAACGATGTCGTCACGGACAGCCGCCGCAGCGCTGTCGACACGGACGACGACCCCAGCATCTGGGACCGCTGGTCCACGGGGGACGACGAGCGCTGA
- the purF gene encoding amidophosphoribosyltransferase gives MAPRADGRLNHDLLPNEKGPQDACGVFGVWAPGEEVAKLTYFGLYALQHRGQESAGIATSNGQQLLVYKDMGLVSQVFDETALNALQGHIAIGHARYSTTGGSTWENAQPTLGPTAAGTVALGHNGNLTNSAELVDLVAERYGPQRRGELARGNTTDTALITALLAGDPDHTLEATALEVLPRLRGAFSLVFMDERTLYAARDPQGVRPLVLGRLERGWVVASETPALDIVGASFVREVEPGEFIAIDADGLRSQRFAPVDRAGCVFEYVYLARPDTSINGRSVHAARVAMGRRLAQEHPVEADLVIPVPESGTPAAVGYATESGIPFGQGLTKNAYVGRTFIQPSQTLRQLGIRLKLNPLREVIRGKRLVVVDDSIVRGNTQRALVRMLREAGAAEVHVRISSPPVKWPCFYGIDFASRAELIANGLAVEEIGQSLGADSLGYISEEGLIEATQQPATQLCTACFSGRYPIELPSGEQLGKHLLEQNQLPLGAPEDGLLSIVPTAGGATALEHP, from the coding sequence GTGGCTCCCCGCGCAGACGGCCGACTGAACCACGACCTCCTCCCCAACGAGAAGGGCCCGCAGGACGCCTGCGGGGTCTTCGGCGTCTGGGCGCCCGGCGAGGAGGTCGCCAAGCTCACCTACTTCGGGCTCTACGCGTTGCAGCACCGCGGGCAGGAGTCCGCGGGCATCGCGACGTCCAACGGCCAGCAGCTGCTGGTCTACAAGGACATGGGCCTGGTCTCCCAGGTCTTCGACGAGACCGCGCTGAACGCCCTGCAGGGCCACATCGCCATCGGCCACGCCCGCTACTCGACCACCGGCGGGTCGACCTGGGAGAACGCGCAGCCCACGCTCGGCCCCACGGCCGCCGGCACGGTCGCACTGGGCCACAACGGCAACCTCACCAACTCCGCCGAGCTCGTCGACCTCGTCGCCGAGCGGTACGGCCCGCAGCGCCGCGGCGAGCTGGCACGCGGCAACACGACGGACACCGCGCTCATCACCGCGCTGCTCGCGGGCGACCCCGACCACACGCTCGAGGCCACCGCGCTCGAGGTGCTGCCGCGCCTGCGCGGCGCCTTCAGCCTCGTCTTCATGGACGAGCGGACGCTGTACGCCGCCCGCGACCCGCAGGGCGTGCGCCCGCTGGTGCTCGGCCGGCTCGAGCGTGGCTGGGTGGTGGCGTCGGAGACGCCGGCGCTCGACATCGTCGGCGCGTCGTTCGTCCGCGAGGTCGAGCCGGGCGAGTTCATCGCCATCGACGCCGACGGCCTGCGCTCGCAGCGGTTCGCGCCCGTCGACCGCGCCGGGTGCGTCTTCGAGTACGTGTACCTCGCGCGCCCGGACACCTCGATCAACGGCCGTTCCGTGCACGCCGCGCGCGTCGCGATGGGGCGCCGCCTGGCCCAGGAGCACCCGGTGGAGGCGGACCTCGTCATCCCCGTGCCGGAGTCGGGCACGCCGGCCGCCGTCGGCTACGCGACGGAGTCGGGCATCCCCTTCGGGCAGGGCCTGACCAAGAACGCCTACGTGGGGCGCACGTTCATCCAGCCGTCCCAGACGCTGCGCCAGCTCGGCATCCGGCTCAAGCTCAACCCGCTGCGCGAGGTGATCCGCGGCAAGCGGCTCGTCGTCGTGGACGACTCGATCGTCCGCGGCAACACGCAGCGCGCGCTCGTGCGCATGCTGCGCGAGGCCGGCGCCGCCGAGGTGCACGTGCGCATCAGCTCGCCACCCGTGAAGTGGCCGTGCTTCTACGGCATCGACTTCGCCTCGCGTGCGGAGCTCATCGCGAACGGCCTCGCGGTCGAGGAGATCGGCCAGTCCCTCGGCGCGGACTCCCTCGGGTACATCTCCGAGGAGGGCCTGATCGAGGCGACGCAGCAGCCCGCGACGCAGCTGTGCACCGCGTGCTTCAGCGGCCGCTACCCGATCGAGCTGCCGTCGGGCGAGCAGCTCGGCAAGCACCTGCTCGAGCAGAACCAGCTGCCCCTGGGCGCACCCGAGGACGGCCTGCTCTCGATCGTCCCGACGGCCGGTGGCGCGACCGCGCTGGAGCACCCGTGA
- a CDS encoding BldC family transcriptional regulator: MSAAHSPESETLLTPSEVATLFRVDPKTVTRWAKSGKLSSIRTLGGHRRYRESEVRDLLNGVPQPRQTAS; this comes from the coding sequence ATGTCCGCCGCACACTCGCCAGAGTCGGAGACCCTGCTCACGCCGTCCGAGGTGGCGACCCTCTTCCGGGTCGACCCCAAGACGGTCACGCGCTGGGCCAAGTCCGGCAAGCTCTCGTCCATCCGGACCCTCGGCGGTCACCGCCGGTACCGCGAGTCGGAGGTGCGCGACCTCCTCAACGGGGTCCCGCAGCCGCGCCAGACCGCATCCTGA
- the purM gene encoding phosphoribosylformylglycinamidine cyclo-ligase, with product MSAATQPVTYASAGVDTEAGDRAVELMKDAVRATHGPQVLGGVGGFAGLFDASALTGYRRPLLATSTDGVGTKVAIAQALDVHDTIGFDLVGMVVDDIVVVGATPLFMTDYIACGRVVPERIADVVRGIAAACAVAGTALVGGETAEHPGLLGPDEYDVAGAATGVVEADGLLGPERVRPGDVLVALGSSGLHSNGYSLVRRVVQVAGWGLERHVDVLGRTLGEELLEPTRVYAADCLALVEQFGADRVHAFSHVTGGGLAANVARVLPAGLVADVDRASWQLPPVFGLVQELGQVPWTDLEGTLNLGVGMVAIVAPDVADAVQRAAGERGVPAWVLGSVRAAADEDATSGDVVAGTKGVHGGAVRLHGAYRAG from the coding sequence GTGAGCGCCGCGACGCAGCCCGTCACGTACGCGTCGGCGGGCGTCGACACCGAGGCCGGGGACCGCGCCGTCGAGCTCATGAAGGACGCGGTGCGCGCCACGCACGGTCCGCAGGTGCTCGGCGGGGTCGGCGGGTTCGCCGGCCTGTTCGACGCGAGCGCGCTCACCGGCTACCGGCGTCCGCTGCTCGCGACCTCGACCGACGGCGTCGGCACGAAGGTCGCGATCGCGCAGGCGCTCGACGTGCACGACACGATCGGCTTCGACCTGGTCGGCATGGTCGTCGACGACATCGTCGTCGTGGGGGCCACGCCGCTGTTCATGACGGACTACATCGCCTGCGGCCGCGTCGTGCCGGAGCGCATCGCCGACGTCGTGCGCGGCATCGCGGCGGCGTGCGCGGTGGCGGGGACGGCGCTCGTCGGCGGCGAGACGGCCGAGCACCCCGGGCTGCTGGGGCCGGACGAGTACGACGTCGCCGGTGCGGCCACGGGTGTCGTCGAGGCGGACGGCCTGCTCGGTCCTGAGCGCGTCCGTCCGGGCGACGTGCTCGTGGCGCTCGGGTCCTCGGGCCTGCACTCGAACGGGTACTCGCTGGTCCGGCGGGTCGTCCAGGTCGCCGGCTGGGGCCTGGAGCGGCACGTGGACGTGCTGGGGCGCACGCTCGGCGAGGAGCTGCTGGAGCCGACCCGCGTCTACGCCGCCGACTGCCTCGCGCTGGTCGAGCAGTTCGGCGCCGACCGCGTGCACGCGTTCAGCCACGTGACCGGCGGCGGGCTCGCCGCCAACGTCGCGCGCGTGCTGCCCGCCGGTCTGGTCGCCGACGTGGACCGGGCGTCCTGGCAGCTGCCGCCGGTCTTCGGGCTCGTGCAGGAGCTCGGGCAGGTGCCGTGGACGGACCTCGAGGGGACGCTGAACCTCGGGGTCGGCATGGTCGCGATCGTCGCGCCCGACGTCGCGGACGCCGTGCAGCGCGCCGCCGGGGAGCGCGGCGTGCCCGCATGGGTGCTCGGGTCGGTCCGCGCGGCCGCCGACGAGGACGCGACCTCCGGTGACGTGGTCGCCGGGACCAAGGGCGTCCACGGCGGAGCGGTGCGGCTGCACGGGGCGTACCGGGCGGGCTGA
- a CDS encoding histidine kinase has translation MPSEEELARIATPATVRRAPRYGAFLRAGALLGAVVGLVLALVLGPAGAGAGTDVGVLPFLDGRNTVVALATLTGVVVGLLVGALLALRADRRSTRGRR, from the coding sequence GTGCCGTCGGAGGAGGAGCTCGCCCGCATCGCGACGCCCGCCACCGTCCGCCGGGCACCGCGGTACGGCGCGTTCCTGCGCGCGGGCGCGCTCCTCGGCGCCGTCGTCGGGCTCGTCCTCGCCCTCGTCCTGGGGCCGGCCGGCGCCGGCGCCGGCACGGACGTCGGCGTGCTGCCGTTCCTCGACGGCCGCAACACGGTCGTCGCGCTCGCGACCCTGACGGGGGTGGTCGTCGGCCTGCTCGTCGGGGCCCTGCTCGCGCTGCGCGCCGACCGGCGCAGCACGCGCGGCCGGCGCTGA
- a CDS encoding DUF3618 domain-containing protein — protein sequence MSDEQTPKMTTPRITQLEAEVALTRGQLASTVDALSERLDPRVQKDRLIADGKRLVFDATDEAALPEDRARARTVLAVAGTVAALVLVGIVRRIAR from the coding sequence ATGAGCGACGAGCAGACCCCGAAGATGACGACGCCCCGCATCACGCAGCTCGAGGCCGAGGTCGCGCTGACCCGCGGCCAGCTCGCCTCCACGGTCGACGCCCTCAGCGAGCGCCTCGACCCGCGCGTGCAGAAGGACCGTCTCATCGCGGACGGCAAGCGGCTGGTGTTCGACGCGACGGACGAGGCGGCCCTCCCGGAGGACCGGGCCCGCGCCCGCACGGTCCTCGCCGTGGCCGGGACGGTCGCCGCGCTCGTGCTCGTCGGCATCGTGCGCAGGATCGCCCGCTAG
- a CDS encoding metallopeptidase family protein has product MGGVVDMTREEFEDAVRDALDEIPAELAAMMDNVVVLVEDDAPADDPELLGLYEGTPLTERGEFWAAGSLPDRITIYRNPTLALCEDRDEVVEEVAVTVVHEVAHHFGIDDDRLHALGWG; this is encoded by the coding sequence ATGGGTGGCGTGGTCGACATGACGCGCGAGGAGTTCGAGGACGCGGTCCGCGACGCCCTGGACGAGATCCCGGCCGAGCTCGCGGCGATGATGGACAACGTCGTCGTGCTCGTCGAGGACGACGCCCCCGCCGACGACCCGGAGCTGCTGGGTCTCTACGAGGGCACGCCGCTCACCGAGCGCGGCGAGTTCTGGGCGGCCGGCTCGCTGCCGGACCGCATCACGATCTACCGCAACCCCACGCTCGCCCTGTGCGAGGACCGCGACGAGGTGGTCGAGGAGGTGGCGGTGACCGTCGTGCACGAGGTCGCGCACCACTTCGGCATCGACGACGACCGGCTGCACGCGCTGGGCTGGGGCTGA
- a CDS encoding class F sortase: MGRRDPGTGPGGRADPRRPGGRAAPAAPAAAPPAAPAPAPDRLRLADVAVDVAVVPVGVGRGGALELPDAPDAVGWWLAGAVPGASAGTLVLAGHVDTVTGPGVMADVLDAPLGAVVEVGDGRGGAVAYRLVERRVLPKSAPLPDELFAAAGPHRLVLVTCGGAFDRRTRHYSENVVLLADPVA; encoded by the coding sequence ATCGGCCGACGGGACCCCGGCACCGGCCCCGGCGGCCGTGCCGACCCCCGTCGCCCCGGCGGCCGTGCCGCCCCCGCCGCCCCGGCGGCCGCGCCGCCCGCCGCGCCCGCACCGGCCCCCGACCGGCTCCGGCTCGCCGACGTCGCCGTCGACGTCGCTGTCGTGCCTGTCGGCGTGGGACGGGGAGGCGCGCTCGAGCTCCCCGACGCCCCCGACGCCGTCGGCTGGTGGCTCGCCGGTGCCGTGCCCGGGGCGTCCGCCGGCACGCTCGTGCTCGCCGGCCACGTCGACACCGTCACCGGCCCCGGGGTCATGGCGGACGTCCTCGACGCACCGCTCGGCGCGGTCGTCGAGGTCGGCGACGGACGCGGCGGAGCGGTCGCCTACCGGCTCGTCGAGCGCCGCGTCCTGCCGAAGTCCGCCCCGCTGCCCGACGAGCTGTTCGCCGCCGCCGGCCCGCACCGGCTCGTCCTCGTCACGTGCGGCGGCGCGTTCGACCGCCGCACGCGGCACTACAGCGAGAACGTCGTGCTGCTCGCCGACCCCGTCGCCTGA
- a CDS encoding glycoside hydrolase family 6 protein, which yields MSPRTTTGTTVRRRLAAAAAAAAVVTAGLTALTTTAAQAAPGCRVSYAVSSQWPGGFGANVTITNLGDPLTSWDLRWTLASGQQITQLWNGSLTTSGGQASVRNIGWNGSVPTNGTVSFGFNGTWSGSNPVPSQFTLNGTVCTGTVTQPTATPSPTPTTPRPTQTPTPTPTPTTTTPAPQPAGSLYVDPQTQAYRAWQAASGTDKALLEKIALTPQAYWVGNWADASHAQQEVRDYTGRAVAAGKTPMLVVYAIPGRDCGSHSGGGVGESEYARWIDTVAQGIQGRPIVVLEPDALAQLGDCSGQGDRVGFLRYAAKSLTAAGARVYIDAGHSAWLSAAEAARRLQLVGFSDAVGFSLNVSNYRTTAETAAYGQEISRLTGGRTFVIDTSRNGNGSNGEWCNPRGRALGERPTTSTGIQGADALLWIKLPGESDGACNGGPAAGQWWQEIALELARNARW from the coding sequence ATGTCCCCCCGCACGACGACGGGCACGACCGTCCGCCGGAGGCTGGCCGCCGCGGCCGCCGCCGCGGCGGTCGTGACCGCGGGCCTCACGGCCCTGACGACCACCGCGGCGCAGGCCGCGCCCGGCTGCCGCGTGAGCTACGCCGTGAGCAGCCAGTGGCCCGGCGGCTTCGGCGCCAACGTCACCATCACCAACCTCGGCGACCCGCTGACCAGCTGGGACCTGCGCTGGACGCTCGCGTCCGGGCAGCAGATCACGCAGCTCTGGAACGGGTCGCTGACCACGTCCGGCGGCCAGGCGTCCGTCCGCAACATCGGCTGGAACGGCTCGGTGCCGACCAACGGCACGGTCTCCTTCGGCTTCAACGGCACGTGGTCGGGCAGCAACCCCGTGCCGTCGCAGTTCACCCTGAACGGCACCGTCTGCACCGGCACCGTCACGCAGCCCACGGCGACGCCGAGCCCGACGCCCACGACGCCGCGCCCGACGCAGACGCCCACCCCGACGCCCACGCCCACGACGACGACGCCCGCGCCGCAGCCCGCCGGCTCGCTCTACGTCGACCCGCAGACGCAGGCGTACCGCGCCTGGCAGGCCGCGTCGGGCACCGACAAGGCGCTGCTCGAGAAGATCGCGCTCACGCCGCAGGCGTACTGGGTGGGCAACTGGGCCGACGCGAGCCACGCCCAGCAGGAGGTGCGCGACTACACCGGCCGGGCGGTGGCCGCCGGGAAGACCCCGATGCTCGTCGTCTACGCGATCCCCGGCCGTGACTGCGGCTCGCACTCCGGTGGCGGCGTCGGCGAGTCCGAGTACGCCCGGTGGATCGACACGGTGGCCCAGGGCATCCAGGGCCGTCCCATCGTGGTCCTCGAGCCCGACGCGCTCGCCCAGCTCGGCGACTGCTCGGGCCAGGGCGACCGGGTCGGCTTCCTGCGGTACGCCGCCAAGTCGCTGACGGCCGCCGGCGCCCGCGTCTACATCGACGCCGGCCATTCGGCGTGGCTGTCCGCCGCGGAGGCGGCCCGCCGCCTCCAGCTCGTCGGCTTCTCGGACGCGGTCGGCTTCTCGCTCAACGTCTCCAACTACCGCACGACGGCGGAGACCGCGGCCTACGGCCAGGAGATCTCGCGCCTGACGGGCGGCAGGACGTTCGTCATCGACACCTCGCGCAACGGCAACGGCTCGAACGGCGAGTGGTGCAACCCGCGGGGTCGTGCGCTCGGCGAGCGGCCGACGACGAGCACGGGCATCCAGGGTGCGGACGCGCTGCTGTGGATCAAGCTGCCCGGCGAGTCGGACGGCGCCTGCAACGGCGGCCCCGCCGCCGGCCAGTGGTGGCAGGAGATCGCGCTGGAGCTCGCCCGCAACGCGCGGTGGTGA
- the rsgA gene encoding ribosome small subunit-dependent GTPase A, with the protein MTSDASRDALHALPARAGACRVVRADRGAVLVVPADDLAAPAQRVGLDRDGLVPRADGTRVPPTVGDVVDVVPGDGTVPPQVVGVHERRTALVRDTAGRTSLEQVMAANVDVVLVVEHLDPDPDPGRVERLLTLAWRSGAQPVVVLTKADLVPDPAGMAAEVAAVAPGVDVHAVSVTQGTGLEPVRALLGPGVALVAVGPSGAGKSTLVNALAGREVMATGERRADGRGRHTTTHRELVPLAGGAVLVDTPGIRGVGLVADEDALDATFSDVVALAARCRFRDCAHEAEPGCAVRAALESGELARRRYDSWLRLAREAAWQARRADARLAAQERARSRRITRAHHRDVRPRS; encoded by the coding sequence ATGACGTCCGACGCGTCCCGCGACGCCCTGCACGCACTGCCCGCCCGGGCCGGGGCGTGCCGCGTCGTGCGCGCGGACCGCGGTGCGGTGCTCGTGGTGCCCGCCGACGACCTCGCGGCACCGGCGCAGCGCGTCGGCCTCGACCGCGACGGGCTCGTGCCGCGCGCCGACGGCACCCGAGTGCCGCCGACCGTGGGCGACGTGGTGGACGTCGTGCCCGGCGACGGGACGGTGCCGCCGCAGGTCGTGGGCGTGCACGAGCGCCGCACCGCGCTCGTGCGGGACACCGCCGGGCGCACGTCGCTCGAGCAGGTCATGGCCGCGAACGTCGACGTCGTGCTCGTGGTCGAGCACCTGGACCCCGACCCCGACCCGGGACGCGTCGAGCGCCTGCTCACGCTCGCGTGGCGCTCGGGTGCGCAGCCCGTGGTCGTGCTCACGAAGGCCGACCTGGTGCCCGACCCGGCGGGCATGGCCGCCGAGGTGGCGGCCGTGGCGCCGGGCGTCGACGTGCACGCCGTCAGCGTCACGCAGGGCACCGGTCTGGAGCCCGTGCGTGCGCTGCTGGGCCCCGGCGTCGCGCTCGTCGCCGTCGGACCGTCCGGTGCCGGCAAGTCGACGCTCGTCAACGCGCTCGCGGGCCGCGAGGTCATGGCCACGGGCGAGCGGCGCGCCGACGGCCGTGGCCGGCACACGACGACGCACCGGGAGCTGGTGCCGCTCGCCGGCGGCGCGGTCCTGGTCGACACCCCGGGGATCCGCGGCGTCGGCCTGGTCGCGGACGAGGACGCGCTGGACGCGACGTTCTCGGACGTGGTGGCGCTCGCGGCGCGGTGCCGCTTCCGCGACTGCGCGCACGAGGCCGAGCCGGGGTGCGCCGTGCGGGCCGCGCTCGAGTCCGGCGAGCTGGCGCGCCGTCGCTACGACAGCTGGCTGCGCCTGGCACGGGAGGCGGCGTGGCAGGCCAGGCGTGCCGACGCCCGCCTCGCCGCGCAGGAGCGCGCCCGCTCGCGCCGGATCACGCGCGCCCACCACCGGGACGTGCGCCCCCGCTCCTGA
- a CDS encoding D-alanyl-D-alanine carboxypeptidase family protein, with protein sequence MNRARGRRTAASAVLVSLVVLAAVVGLAWPRIHGVLSVGTALERTQEPRPWSAAVAAPVLPSPTATPTPTFDLTRHSTTDPASPWVVVNKQHPLPAEHVPPDLVEVEGVPVRQVAAADVAAMLAAARAEGVALELRSGYRSYAEQAAARDAVEARRGFAHAERYSARPGHSEHQTGLAVDVDSGSTPSCNLQTCFATTPEGVWVAQRAAEFGLVVRYTEQNTAVTGYAPEGWHLRWVGRDLTAWMTANGVTSLEEALGVTGGPEYAGG encoded by the coding sequence GTGAACCGAGCCCGTGGCCGCCGCACCGCCGCGTCCGCCGTCCTCGTCTCCCTCGTGGTGCTGGCCGCGGTCGTCGGCCTGGCGTGGCCGCGGATCCACGGGGTCCTGAGCGTCGGGACGGCGCTCGAGCGCACGCAGGAGCCGCGGCCGTGGTCGGCGGCGGTGGCCGCGCCCGTCCTGCCGTCCCCGACCGCCACCCCGACGCCGACCTTCGACCTCACGCGGCACTCCACGACGGACCCGGCGTCCCCGTGGGTCGTCGTCAACAAGCAGCACCCCCTGCCGGCGGAGCACGTGCCGCCGGACCTCGTCGAGGTCGAGGGCGTCCCCGTGCGCCAGGTCGCCGCGGCCGACGTCGCCGCGATGCTCGCGGCCGCGCGGGCGGAGGGCGTGGCGCTCGAGCTGCGCAGCGGCTACCGCTCCTACGCCGAGCAGGCGGCCGCGCGGGACGCCGTCGAGGCGCGCCGCGGCTTCGCGCACGCGGAGCGGTACAGCGCCCGGCCCGGTCACTCCGAGCACCAGACGGGTCTGGCGGTCGACGTCGACAGCGGGTCGACGCCCTCGTGCAACCTGCAGACGTGCTTCGCGACCACGCCCGAGGGCGTCTGGGTCGCGCAGCGGGCCGCCGAGTTCGGCCTCGTCGTGCGCTACACCGAGCAGAACACGGCCGTCACCGGCTACGCCCCCGAGGGGTGGCACCTGCGCTGGGTCGGCCGTGACCTCACGGCGTGGATGACGGCGAACGGGGTGACGTCGCTCGAGGAGGCGCTGGGCGTCACGGGGGGCCCGGAGTACGCGGGCGGCTGA
- a CDS encoding sterol carrier family protein — protein sequence MPPRRRTDPAAGRAALQAWRADPDAVTVRDRRTAVRFTLEELADVAPGNSVEVRVPPDGAVQAVEGPRHTRGTPPNVVETDPATWLALATGRTTWDEALGSGRVHASGERADLSALLPLQAARER from the coding sequence ATGCCCCCGCGCCGCCGCACCGACCCCGCCGCGGGCCGCGCCGCCCTGCAGGCGTGGCGGGCCGACCCCGACGCCGTCACCGTCCGCGACCGCCGCACCGCCGTGCGCTTCACGCTCGAGGAGCTCGCGGACGTGGCGCCGGGCAACTCGGTCGAGGTGCGCGTGCCGCCCGACGGCGCCGTCCAGGCGGTCGAGGGCCCGCGGCACACGCGCGGCACGCCGCCCAACGTCGTCGAGACGGACCCGGCCACGTGGCTCGCGCTCGCGACCGGCCGCACCACCTGGGACGAGGCGCTCGGCTCCGGGCGCGTGCACGCGTCGGGGGAGCGGGCCGACCTGTCGGCGCTGCTGCCCCTGCAGGCCGCACGCGAGCGCTGA
- a CDS encoding phage holin family protein, with the protein MVTHSGWASDTRPDAPQDHRSLGQLVSDLSEQASRLVRAEIDLAKAEMAAKAKQAGIGAGLLAGAAVLGLYAFGALIATVIIALANAVDAWLAALIVTVVLLVVTGVLALLGVKRLQKGVPPTPERAVENVHEDVETVKKGFAG; encoded by the coding sequence ATGGTCACGCACTCCGGGTGGGCGAGCGACACGCGCCCCGACGCACCCCAGGACCACCGGTCCCTCGGTCAGCTCGTCAGCGACCTCAGCGAGCAGGCGTCGCGCCTCGTGCGCGCCGAGATCGACCTGGCCAAGGCCGAGATGGCGGCCAAGGCCAAGCAGGCCGGCATCGGCGCGGGCCTCCTGGCCGGCGCCGCCGTGCTCGGGCTCTACGCGTTCGGGGCGCTGATCGCGACCGTCATCATCGCGCTCGCCAACGCGGTCGACGCGTGGCTGGCCGCCCTCATCGTCACCGTCGTGCTGCTGGTCGTCACGGGCGTGCTCGCGCTGCTCGGCGTGAAGCGGCTGCAGAAGGGCGTGCCGCCGACGCCCGAGCGGGCCGTCGAGAACGTGCACGAGGACGTCGAGACCGTGAAGAAGGGCTTCGCAGGATGA